In Deltaproteobacteria bacterium, a single window of DNA contains:
- a CDS encoding DUF2834 domain-containing protein, whose protein sequence is MFVAPVQAENSHSLRQECLMNAKLIGAGATLVAFSAFSAYVVYQYGYIGLFEQALTNAATLQVLLDLIIALSFVLAWMWNDARERGISIVPYVLLTLTLGSIGPLLYLVRRYSKDSPMLTDAQVARS, encoded by the coding sequence ATGTTTGTTGCTCCGGTACAAGCGGAAAATTCTCACAGTCTGAGACAGGAGTGCCTCATGAATGCAAAACTCATCGGAGCGGGAGCAACCCTCGTCGCCTTCTCTGCGTTCTCTGCGTACGTTGTTTATCAGTACGGTTATATCGGACTCTTCGAACAAGCGTTGACCAATGCTGCCACTCTGCAGGTGTTGTTAGACCTCATCATTGCCTTGAGTTTCGTGTTGGCGTGGATGTGGAACGATGCACGAGAGCGTGGGATTTCCATTGTTCCCTACGTGCTGCTGACATTGACGCTTGGGAGCATCGGGCCGTTGCTCTATTTGGTTCGCCGTTATAGCAAGGACTCGCCTATGTTAACTGATGCACAAGTCGCGCGGTCGTAG